The following proteins come from a genomic window of Lolium rigidum isolate FL_2022 chromosome 5, APGP_CSIRO_Lrig_0.1, whole genome shotgun sequence:
- the LOC124657895 gene encoding uncharacterized protein LOC124657895 produces MVQLSPMLNIKRVEHPTDQATSLLIEASPNQATNLTDGSISATAPSIPPPAAGSTCSEAPAFFQLAICLITTARRCSRPDPDPNRYPLLSPKAEPWRQKRTPASIGMTSANDRDPGGREHLFPTLPSTRQKPPSSPSPWRRKAASMAAVLPVDDGEEMLPVFPPPAEGSEHSCGLQWRASRRPGPDGNNAADPNPFSLCNMSKQLEIHWGDYFSQDTHSDAILCEMLNKNKHLCLSLEAHQMIVGKLDA; encoded by the exons ATGGTCCAACTTTCTCCAATGTTGAACATCAAACGCGTTGAGCATCCCACTGATCAAGCCACGTCTTTGCTAATTGAGGCCTCCCCTAATCAGGCAACTAATCTCACAGACGGTTCCATAAGCGCAACCGCTCCATCCATTCCACCCCCTGCCGCCGGCTCGACGTGCTCGGAAGCGCCAGCCTTTTTCCAACTCGCTATTTGCCTGATCACCACCGCCCGGAGGTGTTCCCGTCCAGACCCAGACCCAAATCGGTaccctcttctctctcccaaaGCCGAACCGTGGCGGCAGAAGCGGACGCCAGCGAGCATTGGCATGACGTCGGCGAACGACAGAGATCCTGGTGGCAGGGAACACCTATTTCCCACCCTCCCGTCGACCAGGCAGAAACCCCCGAGTTCTCCCTCCCCttggcggaggaaggcggcgagcaTGGCGGCGGTGTTaccggtggacgacggcgaagagaTGCTTCCCGTATTCCCTCCTCCTGCGGAAGGAAGCGAGCATAGTTGTGGCCTACAGTGGCGAGCATCGCGGCGGCCAGGACCCGACGGCAACAATGCGGCAGACCCAAACCCTTTCTCGCT GTGCAACATGAGCAAGCAATTGGAGATACATTGGGGAGATTATTTCTCCCAGGATACACACTCAGATGCTATATTATGTGAGATGTTGAACAAA AACAAGCATCTGTGTTTGTCCCTGGAAGCGCATCAAATGATAGTGGGGAAACTTGATGCATGA